TTGAATCGGCAGCTCGACTTAGACCTGCCTGAAGCCGATGACCATCACACCTTGGCGGGCTTTCTGTTGGAACGGCTCCAGCACATTCCTGCACCAGGAGAGGCCTTGAGTTTTCAGGGTCTGCAGTTTGAGATCACCGTGATGGCAGGACCACGGATTGATCGTGTTCGCTTGATTCTGCCGAACTTGGACGAGGTTTCTGACTGAAGGCCGATAGTCTTCCCACATCTTTCTTGGCTAGCCGATGTCTGCCGACCCCATCGTTCCGGTAAAGGTCGGGGTGATCGGCATCGGCAACATGGGCTGGCATCACGCCAGGGTGCTCAGCCTTCTTCGCGACGCTGACCTCATTGGTGTTGCTGATCCAGACCCTGAACGTGGCCACATGGCCACCGAACAATTCGGTTGCCGTTGGTTTGCGGATTACCGCGAGATGTTGTCTGAGGTTGAAGCGGTCTGTATTGCAGTGCCGACATTGCTGCATCACCCGGTTGGTTTGGCCTGTCTCCAAGCCGGGCTGCACGTTTTGATCGAAAAACCGATCGCCGCCAGCCAAGACGAAGCCACGGCACTGATCAATGCGGCCCATCAAGCCCATCGCCTCTTACAGGTGGGGCATATCGAACGGTTTAACCCCGCCTTCCGAGAACTCATCAAGGTGGTGGCGAATGAAGAGGTCGTGGTCTTGGAAGGCCGTCGTCATAGCCCCCATTCCGATCGGGCTAACGATGTGTCGGTGGTGCTCGATTTAATGATTCACGACATTGATTTGGTCTTGGAGCTGGCCCAAGCTCCAGTGGTGCGATTAGCGGCTGCTGGAGGTCGTAGTGCCGAGGGGCCTATTGATTACGTGAATGCCACGCTTGGTTTTGAGAACGGGGTGGTGGCAAGCCTGACGGCTAGCAAGATGAGTCATCGCAAGATCCGCAGTTTGAGTGCGCACTGCCGTTCGAGCTTGGTGGAAACGGATTTTCTCAATCACACCTTGCACATTCACCGTCGTGCCCATGAGTGGGTCTCTGCCGATCACGGAGAGCTGCTGTATCGAAACGATGGATTCATTGAAGAGGTCAGCACCACGTCGATCGAACCTTTGTATGCCGAACTGGAACATTTCCTCCAGTGCGTGCGAGGACGGGAAACTCCAGCGGTGGATGGTCTTCAGGCTTCAAGAGCGCTCAAGTTGGCTGATTTGATCGAGCAGGCTGTCGAACACCCCGACTCTGGTCATCCGCTTGCCGCACCGATTTAATGCGGACTTGATCGGCCCCGAATCAGACCAGGCTGTTTTGCTCAGTGAGCTCCTTGAGGGCAATCACCTGCCAGCGTCGACAATCTCCAGGTGAGGCCAGGTAGAACTGATCCCAGGCTTGAGCTTTGTGCTTCGCATATTCATCGACATCCATCGATGGATGTGAGTGTTGCCATCCCACCCGCACCGCATGGCCAATCACCACATCGAGTGCCAGATCATCATCGAAGCGCACGTCAGCGTTGGCTTCCACGAAAGCCATGAGCGACAGCAAACATTCACAGCACAATTGGCGGTATTCCGGAGCCTCGATTCGGCTTAAGAGGTGATCGACCAGGGTTGCGAAATTACGTTCCCCTGCCGTCTTTTCAAGAACAAGACGGCTATTCAGTCGGTTGCGGCGTTCCAATTTGTCGCCGATCACGAGGCCGCGGCAGTGCTGCAGCAAGGACCAAATCCCCGCGTAGAAATCGCGCGGCACTTTTTGGAGTGAGCCGAGACGAATTCGATGTTGCAGCCAATCACCGTTGCCAGGACGGCGTTCCAGGGGATCGGGCACCGTCCATTGCACACGCCCGCTCACATGGAGCTGCTCACTGCGTTTGAGAGCGGCTTTGGCATGGTCGACATCGGTGAGCACGGAGCGAAGACGGCTGCGAATCCTGTGGGGCGGTTCGCAGCAGAGGATCTCAAAAGCCTCGTCCTGACTCAGGCTTTGTTCCCCTGAAAGTTCGGATGTGAGCAGCAACAGGAGTTGTCCGAGCTGCAGGGTGAGGCTCCCGTCGAGCAGCGTTGGCTCGCGTCGGACCATGCTGTCCAGGGCGAGCAAGAGCTCTTGCTCCAGCATTCGCTCGCGGGCATCAATGCCGCTGGTGCGTTCGATTCGTTCCGCGATCGCGGTGCTGTCTTGCGGTTGGCTTAGACGGGACTCTCCTGTGTAATTGCGACCAACCACGACTTGTTTTTGGCGAACAAGCAAATCGGTGAGGGCATCTTCGAGTTGGGGGTGCACCATGCCCATGGCGCCCGCACAACGACGCACCACATTCCAGTCTTGGCAGCGCAGGCCGTGTTGATACACCTCCGCCAGTAGCTGCCGCAGCTCGATCGGGCGCTCTCCAGGACGGAGCTGCACTTTTTGTGAGCCCAGACGGCGTTGGAGAAGTTCCAGCACCTCCGCTTGTTCATGCAACAAGGAACTTCTCGATAGCCGCTTCGTGAGCTGCTCAATCGAGGTGTCATCGAGTTCTTGCTCTTCTGCTGCGGTGAGGTCGCGAAGGTCCGTGGCATCGCGGAGCACGATGGATGGAGTGATGTTTGTCGAATTAAGGGGGGCTTGGTTGTTTGGCAAATCGACCCATTGCCCCTGTGCTGCTAGTCGACTGAGGCAGTCGCATTGCACTGAGATGGTCTCGAGGGAGCCGCTCTCAAGCTTTTGACAAAGTTGGAGGTAGATCTCGGGATCTTGGTGGAAGAGTGCGCTATTGACGGGAATCACAAGCAGAGGCAATCCGCTCCCTCTCCAGTGGCGTTGCAGTAAGTGCAGCTCATCGACAACGCTCTCGAGTAGTTGCTGCGTGTCATCCGCGAGGTAGCTGTTGCTGTCTTCTAAAACAGTCGGCGTGAACACTAGTTGTTGGCCGTTGTGTCGGTAAAACCGAGCGGTCTCTTCGGTTTCGACTCGATGTCCTGGGCGGCCGCTGAGGCCGAGGCGTTGGTTGTTGCCCGCTGATTTCAGGTGGTTTTTGAGGGCGGAGGAGGAATGGATGCTGATTGTTTCCTCCGCATCGACGGGACAGCCAGCGGCGATCAGCGCCTCCCGCACGTCGGCTGTTTGAGGCGCAAAGGCCACCAGCACTGAATCCGCACCGAGCGCTGCGGGTGTGCGTCGGTTGCAGGGATCGATATCAGCGGGGGTGATTAAGCGTTCCAGCAGCATTTCTCCGAGCCAGGCCAAGCTCTGGGTCCAGATCAAGGGAAGGTTGGTGTTGGCGATACGGCGTTGGCTGCCGGGGGTGCGGCGCTCGTCTTCGATGGCACTCCTCTCCACCAGATAAAGCTCGGGATACAACGCGTCTCCGTTTGTTTGAACGGCCAGCGTTTTTAACTTGGCGTGCCAGGTTTGCGCGTCATCCCAACGCTGTTCACAGCAGGCTGTGACCAGTTCGAAGGCGAGGAACAGGGGCCATTCCGACTCAATTCCTTCGAACTCGGAAAGCTCTTCAGGCTCGTAGTGCAGTCGGCTCGCATCTTCCACGACGGTTTGATGGCCGTCTCTGAGAAAGCGTTTGTAGCCGTAATGGCCTCCAAGTTCCCGCCGGATCCGCCGCAGGGTTCGATCCACCAGGTCCGAGTCCTCCACGGCCCATGCCGGATAGCCCACCACCGATAAGCAGGCGCTATCGGCTTCTTTGCTGGCGGATTCCCTTGGCAGCAAGCCCACCAAGGCCCGCCGTAGACGCACGATCGCCCCTTGTGGAACCAGAACGCGGCAAGATCCATTTCCATGGGGTCCATAAAGATCAAGCCCATCGAGGGCTTCCAGGGCGGCTTTTGCCATGCCGATCGAGCTGGCATTGCGCTCGGGGCAACCATGGTTGGCCTTATCACCCCGCTCCCAAATGCCGTAATCCGGGATGCGGTACGCCCGAGCGATGTAGTGGATCAAGTTTTGAATGAAATCGGCTTCGTCCCGACTCCGGATCACGGCACATCCGCTCCGCGTCAGCTGAGCCAGCTGGAGAAGAAACAGCGATGTGGCATCGAGCTGCAAGTGACCCCAAGCGTCGTCGACGACGACGGGATCCCCCGAGCATCCGTCGTATTTCGCATGGAGTGCATCCAGCGGATTCAGGCTTGTTTTGAAGCGTTCAACCTTGTTCGCCTGGCGCAGCATGGAGCGCAACAGACCGCGCATGAGAGCAACGACGTGCTGCTCCAATTCCCAGGCTCTGGGGCTACTGCTCCCATCACGCCGACGGTGGGCGAGGGTGAGTCCCCAGACGCACTGGATGGAGTACACACAGTCGCGCACCCAGGCATCGCCGTAGTTGCCATGGATGGTGTGTGCCGTACTGGCGGGCAACAAGCCACTAATGGGATCCTGTCGTTCAAGGACCACCCTCTCGATCGCTCGATCGAGTCGTTCAAGAACCTCATCGCGACGGCTGTTGTCTTGGGGGAGTTCCGTCGTCGACAAAACCATGCCTGGCTCGATCACCACTTCTAAATTCTCCAACGCGGAAGGATGACCATGGATTCAGTCACGACAAGTCCTTATGACCATCGGCGCTGTCACGTGCTTGGTGTTCCAGTGGATGCTTGCCGCGATGTGCAAGCGGCTGCCTTAGGTCTCCATGCCAATGGAGGCGGACGCATTGTCACGCTCAATGCGGAGATGACGATGGCAGCCAGGGATGATCAGCAGCTTGGTGCTGCGATTCAAACGGCTCAGCTCGTGATTCCTGATGGCGCAGGCGTTGTTTGGGCCCTCTCCAAACAACGCGTGCATGTGGTGAAAAGTGCAGGGATTGAATTGGCTTGGAGCCTGTTGAGCTATGCGGCCTCCCATGGCTGGCGCGTGGCCTTAATCGGTGCATCCCCCGCGGTGATGGAGTCGCTCAGAATGTCCTTGCCTCAGAAGTTTCCGGGCCTCAACCTGGTTTTCGCCGTTGATGGTTATCAATCGGATCAGGCATGGCCCGGTTTGGAATCAGAGCTCAAGATTCTGCAAGCCGATTTGGTCTTAATTGCTCTGGGCGTGCCTCGCCAAGAAACCTGGTCACAACGGGTCCAGCAAGGACAATCCGGGTTGTGGATGGGAGTTGGTGGAAGCTTTGATGTTTGGGCCGGTACCAAAAAAAGAGCACCCAACTGGATGTGTCGGATGCAAATCGAGTGGCTTTATCGACTGCTCCAAGAGCCAAGCCGATGGAAACGCATGTTGGCGTTACCGGCCTTCGTTTGGCAGGTCGTCAAAACTGGCTGAAGAATTCAGCGGAAACCAACGGATGCTTGCCACACAAAGGCAAGCAGCAGGAAAAACACCGGGATCAAGGGAAGGATGTCGATCAGCGGTGAGAAGGCTTGATAGGCCTCGGGCAGCTGAGCCATCAAATCGAGGGTAAAGGCGGCCATCCCTAGCGTTAAACAGGCATTGAGGTTGGACGCTACCACGTGTGATGGGCTGGTGAGTCCTCTTGCCAGGGAGCGAAATCCTCTGAAAAACAGCCGTCTTGGATGGCTTGAGCCATGGCATTGGTGAATCGCACCAGATGCGTGATGTTGTGCAGGCTCAGCAGTGTGAGTCCCAGGAGCTCGTCGCTGCGAATTAGATGGTGGATGTAAGCGCGGCTATGGCCCGTACAGGCCAAACACGAACAGCTGGAATCAAGGGGCGTGTGGTCATTCCTGAAGCGGGCATTGCGGAGGTTCCAGCGTTCTCCACCCACCAGTGCTGTGCCATGGCGGCCCAGGCGAGTGGGGAGTACGCAATCGAATAAATCGATGCCGTTGGCGACGGCAACGGCCATCTCACGCAACGTGCCAATCCCCATGAGGTAACGGGGTCGATCCAGCGGTAAGAGCGGACCGATGTCGCGCACGATTCGATGCATGTCGTCCGTCGGTTCGCCCACGCTGACGCCGCCGATGGCGATGCCAGGAAGGTCGAAGGCGGCGACGGCTCGAGCGCTTTCGCGACGGAGGTGGGGGAAGCAGCCACCTTGAACGATGCCGAACAGGGCTTGGTCGGATCGGGTATGGGCATTGACGCAGCGTTCAAGCCAGGCGTGGGTGCGTCGACAGGCATCTTTCACATCGTTTTCTGTTGCTGGGTAGGGCGGACATTGGTCAAAGGCCATCGCCACATCAGCGCCAAGGGCCATTTGAATGTTGGTGGCATGCTCTGGCGTCATGTCGATAGTGCGCCCATCTCGCGGGTTGCGAAACACCACCCCTCGTTCATCAATCTTGTTCAGATTCCCGAGGCTGAAAACTTGGAATCCCCCTGAATCGGTGAGCATGGGTCCATCCCACCCCATAAACCGGTGAAGGCCTCCAGCCTCTGCGACGACTTGTTCGCCGGGTTGAAGATGCAGGTGATATGTGTTTGACAGCACCATCTGGGCTCCCGTGCGGGCCAGTTGCTCTGTGCTGATCCCTTTCACTGTGGCCAGGGTGCCCACAGGCATGAACCGCGGGGTCTGCACCGGGCCATGCGGGGTGTGGAAGCAGCCACATCGCCCCTTCGTGTGGGGGCAATGGGCGCTGATCTCGAAGTTGAACACGGCGGTCATCCCGCTTTTGCTGAACCTAAGGTTCAGCCGATCCAGGCTTACCGCTAAACGTCATGGCAGATCGGTGGTTTTCTGGTGTCGACGAAGCGGCTGATTAAATTTTTTGGAATCGCATGAAGGCTGGGATCGTCAGGATTGTTTTCCCTTGGTTGTCGGATTTGGCGGGAGCCTGGATTTTTTATTCGGTGTTGCCGGCCTGGCCTTGGCCACGGCCTCGTTTTGAACGCATTGCCCGTTTTGCTCCATGGATTGGTCTGTGGATCGGGGTGCTGCAGGCCTTGCTGTGGTGGGGCCTGAGTGGACTGGGTTGGAGTGATGTCGCCTTGGCGCCAGTCGTGATGGCAGTGGGGATTTGGCTGGGGGGTGGTCTGCATCAAGACGGCTTGATGGATACCGCCGATGGCTTGGCTGCTGGGGCCGCGAGACGCCTTGAAGCCATGGAAGACAGCCGGGTGGGAGCAAGTGGTGCGTTGGCCTTAGCTGTTGTGTTGTTGCTTCAGCTCGCTGCCTTGTTCCAGCTCCAGGAACAAGCGCCTTTGGCTTTGCTCTTGGCGGGATTTTGGGGGCGCGTTTCGCCCCTATGGGCGATGGCACGATTCGACTATCTCCGCTCCGATGGCACGGCGGGTTTTCATCGGCGTTATGGACAACCGTTGTGGGATGTGGTGCCAACGGTGGTTGCTTGTTTGGCATTCGTTCCTTTTGTCGCTCCCCTGCCCCTGCTGATCGGTGCTCCGGTGGCCGTCGGCGTTGCAGAGCGTTTGGGACGACGTCTTGGCGGCCATACCGGCGATAGCTATGGCGCCGTGGTGGTGGTAAGTGAGGCGATCACGCTGTTGCTGCTGGCAGGGCTGGCTGCGGCCAACTGAGTTGAAATGCATTGCCCTGTGCCGGCAGGTTGGTTTGGATCCGCCATGGCTCAACGCTCAGGGTGAGATGGCCACCATTGCGCTCAGCCAAGGCTCGAGCCAGGGCCAATCCAAGGCCGGTGCCAGGTCGATCGCGGCTGCTGGTGCCCCGTTCGCCGCGGTGGAAAATCAGCTCTCGTTCTTCGCTTGAAATTGGCGGGCCGTCATCCCAAACGCAAAGACCATCGGGAAGTAACGCGAGGCCAATGGCACGTCCTGGCGGGCTGTAGCGGAAGGCGTTCTCGAGCAGGTTGGCAACGATCTCAGCTGTGCTGCCATCTCCAGCGGAGTGGGTGCTCCATGCAGGCCACTG
The DNA window shown above is from Synechococcus sp. CC9902 and carries:
- a CDS encoding Gfo/Idh/MocA family protein, with the protein product MSADPIVPVKVGVIGIGNMGWHHARVLSLLRDADLIGVADPDPERGHMATEQFGCRWFADYREMLSEVEAVCIAVPTLLHHPVGLACLQAGLHVLIEKPIAASQDEATALINAAHQAHRLLQVGHIERFNPAFRELIKVVANEEVVVLEGRRHSPHSDRANDVSVVLDLMIHDIDLVLELAQAPVVRLAAAGGRSAEGPIDYVNATLGFENGVVASLTASKMSHRKIRSLSAHCRSSLVETDFLNHTLHIHRRAHEWVSADHGELLYRNDGFIEEVSTTSIEPLYAELEHFLQCVRGRETPAVDGLQASRALKLADLIEQAVEHPDSGHPLAAPI
- a CDS encoding glycoside hydrolase family 15 protein, coding for MVLSTTELPQDNSRRDEVLERLDRAIERVVLERQDPISGLLPASTAHTIHGNYGDAWVRDCVYSIQCVWGLTLAHRRRDGSSSPRAWELEQHVVALMRGLLRSMLRQANKVERFKTSLNPLDALHAKYDGCSGDPVVVDDAWGHLQLDATSLFLLQLAQLTRSGCAVIRSRDEADFIQNLIHYIARAYRIPDYGIWERGDKANHGCPERNASSIGMAKAALEALDGLDLYGPHGNGSCRVLVPQGAIVRLRRALVGLLPRESASKEADSACLSVVGYPAWAVEDSDLVDRTLRRIRRELGGHYGYKRFLRDGHQTVVEDASRLHYEPEELSEFEGIESEWPLFLAFELVTACCEQRWDDAQTWHAKLKTLAVQTNGDALYPELYLVERSAIEDERRTPGSQRRIANTNLPLIWTQSLAWLGEMLLERLITPADIDPCNRRTPAALGADSVLVAFAPQTADVREALIAAGCPVDAEETISIHSSSALKNHLKSAGNNQRLGLSGRPGHRVETEETARFYRHNGQQLVFTPTVLEDSNSYLADDTQQLLESVVDELHLLQRHWRGSGLPLLVIPVNSALFHQDPEIYLQLCQKLESGSLETISVQCDCLSRLAAQGQWVDLPNNQAPLNSTNITPSIVLRDATDLRDLTAAEEQELDDTSIEQLTKRLSRSSLLHEQAEVLELLQRRLGSQKVQLRPGERPIELRQLLAEVYQHGLRCQDWNVVRRCAGAMGMVHPQLEDALTDLLVRQKQVVVGRNYTGESRLSQPQDSTAIAERIERTSGIDARERMLEQELLLALDSMVRREPTLLDGSLTLQLGQLLLLLTSELSGEQSLSQDEAFEILCCEPPHRIRSRLRSVLTDVDHAKAALKRSEQLHVSGRVQWTVPDPLERRPGNGDWLQHRIRLGSLQKVPRDFYAGIWSLLQHCRGLVIGDKLERRNRLNSRLVLEKTAGERNFATLVDHLLSRIEAPEYRQLCCECLLSLMAFVEANADVRFDDDLALDVVIGHAVRVGWQHSHPSMDVDEYAKHKAQAWDQFYLASPGDCRRWQVIALKELTEQNSLV
- a CDS encoding WecB/TagA/CpsF family glycosyltransferase, producing the protein MDSVTTSPYDHRRCHVLGVPVDACRDVQAAALGLHANGGGRIVTLNAEMTMAARDDQQLGAAIQTAQLVIPDGAGVVWALSKQRVHVVKSAGIELAWSLLSYAASHGWRVALIGASPAVMESLRMSLPQKFPGLNLVFAVDGYQSDQAWPGLESELKILQADLVLIALGVPRQETWSQRVQQGQSGLWMGVGGSFDVWAGTKKRAPNWMCRMQIEWLYRLLQEPSRWKRMLALPAFVWQVVKTG
- a CDS encoding photosystem II reaction center protein K, which gives rise to MAAFTLDLMAQLPEAYQAFSPLIDILPLIPVFFLLLAFVWQASVGFR
- the tgt gene encoding tRNA guanosine(34) transglycosylase Tgt; this translates as MFNFEISAHCPHTKGRCGCFHTPHGPVQTPRFMPVGTLATVKGISTEQLARTGAQMVLSNTYHLHLQPGEQVVAEAGGLHRFMGWDGPMLTDSGGFQVFSLGNLNKIDERGVVFRNPRDGRTIDMTPEHATNIQMALGADVAMAFDQCPPYPATENDVKDACRRTHAWLERCVNAHTRSDQALFGIVQGGCFPHLRRESARAVAAFDLPGIAIGGVSVGEPTDDMHRIVRDIGPLLPLDRPRYLMGIGTLREMAVAVANGIDLFDCVLPTRLGRHGTALVGGERWNLRNARFRNDHTPLDSSCSCLACTGHSRAYIHHLIRSDELLGLTLLSLHNITHLVRFTNAMAQAIQDGCFSEDFAPWQEDSPAHHTW
- a CDS encoding adenosylcobinamide-GDP ribazoletransferase, with product MKAGIVRIVFPWLSDLAGAWIFYSVLPAWPWPRPRFERIARFAPWIGLWIGVLQALLWWGLSGLGWSDVALAPVVMAVGIWLGGGLHQDGLMDTADGLAAGAARRLEAMEDSRVGASGALALAVVLLLQLAALFQLQEQAPLALLLAGFWGRVSPLWAMARFDYLRSDGTAGFHRRYGQPLWDVVPTVVACLAFVPFVAPLPLLIGAPVAVGVAERLGRRLGGHTGDSYGAVVVVSEAITLLLLAGLAAAN